The following are encoded together in the Diabrotica undecimpunctata isolate CICGRU chromosome 7, icDiaUnde3, whole genome shotgun sequence genome:
- the LOC140446635 gene encoding uncharacterized protein, with protein sequence MPSRIITKWKITQANWDLFRITVNGKTNELLFNNDIDTDVKLLNNCLTESAEECIGKCAIDPSKKPVPWWNESCKIAVKQCKKALNKFRKTRTTTDLINFKKLRANSRRILKESKKSSWNQYVSSITKDTSPAQMWSKIRRMKGHNTSSKIAAISLQDHTVTDDQHSADIFASHFSDKSNIPNLSNNSDTNISSPKIFFNTSSLNLPFNLLELNEPISSLKNSAAGPDDIPSIFLKNLHPDTHLKLLELYNKIWSQNQFPTLWRQATTIPIKKNDSSPNLLKSYRPISLTCSLCKLLEKMVNKRLLWYLERNNILDPFQTGFRSNRSTIDNLVTLHTDIVNAFSNRSEVIAVTLDIQSAFDTIKQWNDSWKVYTFAHHEVDIKVSDSRSPTATIHVVRKY encoded by the coding sequence ATGCCCTCAAGAAttataacaaaatggaaaatcacTCAAGCAAACTGGGATCTTTTCAGAATCACTGTTAACGGAAAAACCAATGAATTACTTTTTAACAATGATATAGATACAGAtgtaaaactattaaataattgtttaactGAATCTGCTGAGGAATGTATTGGTAAATGCGCGATTGATCCTTCCAAGAAACCTGTTCCGTGGTGGAATGAGTCGTGCAAAATAGCTGTCAAACAATGCAaaaaagcattaaataaattccGGAAGACCCGTACCACCAcggatttaataaattttaaaaaacttagggcCAATTCTAGGCgtattttaaaagaaagtaagaaatccTCATGGAATCAATACGTTAGTTCAATCACAAAAGATACTTCTCCGGCGCAAATGTGGTCAAAGATAAGACGTATGAAAGGTCATAATACATCCAGCAAAATAGCCGCCATCTCCCTGCAGGATCATACAGTTACCGATGATCAACATAGTGCAGATATCTTTGCCTCTCACTTTTCAGATAAGTCAAATATTCCGAATCTTTCCAATAACTCAGATACCAACATTTCCAGccccaaaatattttttaacaccaGCTCTTTGAATCTTCCTTTTAATCTCCTAGAATTAAACGAACCCATATCTTCATTGAAAAACTCAGCAGCCGGTCCTGACGATATCCcatcaatattcttaaaaaatctcCATCCAGACACACATCTCAAACTGTTAGAGTTGTATAATAAGATCTGGTCTCAAAACCAGTTCCCAACGTTATGGCGACAAGCGACTACAATTCCTATTAAAAAGAATGACTCATCTCCAAATCTTCtaaaatcatatagaccaatttctctcacTTGTTCACTATGTAAACTGTTAGAAAAGATGGTCAATAAACGCTTACTATGGTATCTAGAAAGAAATAATATCCTTGACCCATTCCAAACAGGTTTCAGATCAAATCGAAGTACAATAGATAACCTGGTCACACTACATACTGACATTGTTAATGCATTTTCGAATAGAAGCGAAGTCATAGCAGTAACTTTAGATATCCAAAGTGCCTTCGACACT